The following are encoded in a window of Thermodesulfobacteriota bacterium genomic DNA:
- a CDS encoding universal stress protein: MIKKILWASDGSEDSIDALEYVKNIAQRCKSETLGLYVIPDYFEVDVKDQFPEQEYDLIAKWIKETESKESDRLKDIAKDFESKGLNFDTQIAQGVPHLQIIQNAQEAGADLIVLGKGRAKEKLLGATALKVIRRSPIPVMVARKSEGPIKIKNILVPTDLFNIRSRDLLLTAGLAEYLDLNITSLNIVEVGNKKYPPEVVERLRGNSYNNLTKQVDEANLGIGVNTVVKTGKNAVKGIINYASDNDTDIIFMNTYGGGEFRREEFIGSVAERVIQEAPCPVITVKPE, encoded by the coding sequence TTGATTAAGAAAATCCTATGGGCTTCAGACGGATCTGAAGATTCTATTGACGCTCTAGAATATGTGAAGAATATTGCACAAAGATGCAAATCTGAAACACTCGGACTATATGTAATTCCAGATTACTTCGAAGTAGATGTAAAAGACCAGTTTCCAGAGCAAGAATATGACTTGATTGCAAAATGGATTAAAGAGACAGAATCTAAAGAAAGTGACAGGCTGAAAGACATTGCAAAAGATTTTGAATCAAAGGGGCTTAATTTTGATACTCAAATAGCCCAAGGAGTGCCTCATCTTCAGATAATCCAAAACGCTCAAGAAGCTGGTGCAGATTTAATAGTTTTAGGTAAAGGGCGTGCTAAGGAAAAACTCCTAGGAGCAACTGCGCTTAAGGTAATAAGGCGATCACCTATTCCAGTTATGGTTGCAAGAAAAAGTGAGGGACCAATTAAGATAAAAAACATACTTGTTCCTACGGACCTGTTTAACATAAGATCAAGAGATCTTCTTTTAACTGCTGGTCTTGCTGAGTATTTAGACCTTAACATCACAAGTTTAAATATTGTAGAGGTTGGAAATAAAAAATATCCTCCTGAGGTAGTGGAGCGTCTTAGAGGAAACTCTTATAATAATCTCACTAAACAAGTGGATGAGGCAAATCTGGGTATAGGGGTTAATACAGTCGTGAAGACAGGGAAAAATGCAGTTAAGGGCATCATAAATTACGCATCAGACAATGATACAGATATAATTTTCATGAACACTTACGGCGGCGGAGAGTTTAGAAGAGAAGAGTTTATAGGGAGTGTAGCGGAGAGAGTAATACAGGAAGCTCCATGTCCTGTGATAACTGTTAAGCCTGAATAA
- a CDS encoding universal stress protein: protein MKNILWATDGSPEAEKAYRYAKYLAAKSGADIIGVHVVPLSVHLLYENYKDSDSDLEEWKSNIENNAALRFDKARKDLLRQSINFEGLILKGNPSEKIVEIARKRKADLIVMGKHGHGFLESMLAGSETKKVLKGSHIPVLAVKTNKSTAVIKNILVPIDLTECSDSAVLSALELAQITGAKIRVIYVLRIDMYAQDIPASALDIVISDSEKNLSKRVSQIKKSYERRKNSSKNIDIKTEVTHGMGEGASISRYAKKSKTDVIVIHTHNRTGVRRLLLGSVTERVITHSDCSVLALRPK, encoded by the coding sequence ATGAAGAATATTTTATGGGCAACTGATGGTTCACCCGAAGCCGAGAAAGCATATAGATATGCTAAGTATCTGGCTGCGAAGTCTGGGGCAGATATTATAGGCGTTCATGTTGTTCCACTTTCTGTGCATCTGCTTTATGAAAATTATAAAGATTCAGACTCTGATTTAGAAGAGTGGAAGTCTAATATAGAAAACAATGCCGCCCTTAGATTTGATAAGGCGAGAAAGGATTTATTAAGACAATCAATAAACTTCGAGGGTCTTATCTTAAAAGGCAATCCAAGCGAGAAAATAGTTGAAATAGCAAGAAAACGAAAAGCTGATTTGATCGTAATGGGAAAACACGGGCATGGGTTTCTTGAGAGCATGCTTGCAGGAAGTGAAACAAAAAAAGTTCTAAAAGGATCTCATATTCCGGTGCTCGCAGTAAAAACTAATAAGAGTACCGCTGTAATTAAAAACATTTTGGTTCCAATCGATCTCACTGAGTGCAGCGACTCTGCAGTCCTAAGTGCATTAGAACTAGCCCAAATCACTGGTGCAAAGATAAGAGTTATTTATGTGCTTAGAATTGATATGTATGCACAGGATATTCCGGCAAGCGCATTAGATATAGTAATTAGCGATTCAGAGAAAAACCTTAGCAAAAGAGTTTCACAGATCAAAAAATCCTATGAGAGGAGAAAAAATAGCTCAAAGAACATAGATATAAAAACAGAGGTTACTCATGGGATGGGTGAAGGAGCTTCTATTTCCAGATATGCCAAGAAGAGCAAAACGGACGTTATTGTTATACATACACATAACAGAACAGGTGTTAGAAGGTTATTGTTGGGAAGCGTAACAGAGAGAGTTATTACTCATTCTGATTGCAGCGTTTTAGCATTAAGACCAAAATAG